A window of Exiguobacterium sp. FSL W8-0210 genomic DNA:
AGGTCACAGCGTTTGCTCGTCAGCTGGCGGATCGTCCGACGAAAGTAATCGGGTACATCAAGCAGCTGCAAGCAGCGAGTTACGAAAATAACTTAGAAGAGATGCTTACTCAAGAAATCATCTATCAGTCACGTGCTGGAAAAACGGAAGACCATCGTCATGCTGTTGAATCCTTCATCGAAAAAAAACGCCCTGTTTTTGTCGGACGATGAATCGAAGAACATATATAGAAGAAAGACGTCGGAAACGCACGATGCGCCGACGTCTTTTTAATTCAATTTCTTTTTGATTTTTCGTGCGGTCGCATGTGTGCGATTCGTCAATCCTGTAGAGATTCGGAATAATAGAATTCCAAGAAAAGCAGAAACAAAAATGTATATCCCGGTCAACGTCACGAATGCGCCACTAGCGAGCGTGATGAAGAGAATCGAAAATTCACCACGTGGACCAAGACAGAATCCTGATTCGATCGCATGATAATTCGATAGACCGAACGATTTTCCGCCGAGATAACCGACTAAGAATTTAGAGGCGACTCCCCAAATGACAAGAGCGAAGAAAAATAGATCAATCGGTAATCCGTCAGTCAACTCGAATGACATGCCGAACGTGATAAAGAACAATGGTAATAATAAGTCTTGGAACGGCGTGACTAGTCGTCTAAGATAACGCGTCTCATCCAGTTCGGTTAACAGAATACCGATGATAAAGGCGCCAAGTACTTCTGACAAGCCGAATAAAATACCGACACCGGAAAATAACAAGATTAACCCGATGATTCCGATGCCGGCATCAGGATGACGGTAGAGTGAATCGACGAGACGTTTCCGTCTTCTGATGAACAACGTCATGATGATTAAAGCAATGAAGAAGAAGGCGAACCCGAGAAAGATGATACTAATTTTTGCTACCGAGAACGTCTCAGTCCCTAAAACGAACGGTGCCGTCGTCAGTAGGATCGGTGCCATCAAATCTTCGAAGACGAGCAGGGACAGCACGAAGCGATTCACATCCTGATGTTTATCCGGTTCCCGATCGAGCAGTCGAGCTGAAATCGAAGAACTCGTCGCGTACAAGACACAGCCGATCAAAAACGATTCGGCGATGGAAAAACCGAACGATAAAGTCAACAGGATTGTTCCACCAAACGAAAGTAGAATATCGATGACTCCTGCTTTCCAAATGGAACGGAGCTGAATCAGCAAGTCCGCCACTGAAAATTTTAGACCGAGTAAAAAGAACAGGACGATGATGCCCGCTTCTCCTCCGAGTTTCAGCTCTTCGGGAGGATCGTAATAAAATCCAAGGACGATTCCAATCAAGATGAATGCCAGAATACTCGGGACGTGGAATCGTTCACTCAAGTAACTGATCGTAAACAAGCCGATGAGGATGAGACCGGCGTAAAAGAAAATTTCCATGGAGGATGTCCTCCTTTCTGTACTCTATACCCTAATTCGATGGCATTCATTAACTTGTTTCTATCCTGGAGAACGGATACAGAAAAAAGCCTGTACACAAAACTTCTTTTTTAGAAGGTGAGTGTACAGGCTTTAGATAGTTATAAGACTTGAACGATCGTTCCAGAATACGCAGGGAGAGAAACGTCAAGTGTCTGCTGGTGCGTGTTCGTCAATAAATCAAGCCCTCGACCAGCTTGTGGAGCGGTCAATGAAACAGGAACATCTGAATTGTTGAAGTAGATATAATACAATCCTTCCGGGCTCATGCGACGCATGATGATCGTATTCGTCTCATCATTCGCATGAACGAAAGAGATATGCCCTTTGTTCGCGAGTGTCTTATGCTGCTTTCGAAGCTGTAACAAGTGTCGTGTATAGGCGAATAACTCCTGATCCTGCTCTTCAGGATCCCACGGCATACATTTTCGGCAGCCTGGATCTTGATCGCCATCGAGACCGATCTCATCACCATAATAGATGACGGGACTACCTGAGAACGTCAACATCGATAACAAGAGAAGACGAAGCTTCTGTTTGTTATTCCCAGCACGCGTCAACGCACGCGGTGTATCGTGTGATCCGATCAAATTAAAGGTCACTTCATTGACATTCATCGTGTTTGAGAACAACACATGCGACATATCGTTCGCATACGAGCTTGCTTTAGTCTTATCTAAGGCAAAGAAGTTCAAAGCGGCATTCGTAAATGGATAGTTCATGACGGCATCAAACTGGTCACCGAGCAACCATTCCTGTGAGTCATGCCAAATTTCACCAAGGATATACGTGTCAGGGTTGACTTCCTTGACGACTTGACGGAAATCACGCCAAAATGCGTGATCGACCTCGTTGGCGACGTCGAGTCGCCAGCCATCGATTCCGAATTCTTCGACCCAGTAGCGGGCGACATGGAGTAAGTATGACTTTACTTCATCGTTCTCGGTGTTGAATTTCGGCATTTCAGGTACGAAAGCAAACGTATCGTAGTTCGGCAATGGTTCTGTCACGAGCGGGAAATCACGCAGATGGAACCATTCTTTATAGGTTGAATGACTACCATGTTCACGGATGTCAGCGAATGCTTTATGGTGGAAGCCGGCATGATTGAAAACGGCATCTAACATGATGCGAATCCCGTGTGCGTGTAACAGATCGACCATTTCTTTGAACTTTTCTTTTGTGCCAAACTGTGGATCAATTTCTAAGTAATCGATCGTATCGTATTTATGGTTCGATTTTGCTAAGAAGATCGGACAGAAGTAAATACCAGTGATGCCGAGTTCAACAAGGTAGTCAATATGATCGATGACACCTTGGAAATCTCCACCGAAGAGATTCGTCGTTGTCGGTGCCGTACTATTCCATGGAAGTGTACCAGCCGGATCGTTCGTCGCATCGCCATTTGCAAAGCGATCTGGGAAGATTTGATACCAAACTGTATCCTGGACCCAATCCGGTGCAGTGAATACGTCGACTGCATTAAGGAAAGGAACACAGAAATAGTAGCCTGTATCATCGAGCGGTTTTTCATCGAACCATCCACGCTCTGTAAAGACTTGGCTTGTTGCACTGTCATGGAGACGGAAACCATATCGTAGACGACGGAAGGGTGGAACGACATCGATGAACCAATAATCATATAGTTCATCTGATCCACTTCGCTTCATCGGTGTTTCGAATGTATTCCAGTAGTTGGATTTTGAGGGATCGAAGTTCCAATCGGCAGCATCTGGGTTTTCGGTATGCCAATCATATGGGTCGCCCCAAATCAAATCGACGTGATCAACGTCATTTTTTTTCGTTTGTAAACGGATGTGGATTGTTCGCTCATCATATTTATAGACGAACGGAGACATCGCGCGGTGAAACACAGCTTCTTTGAACATGGCAGTCACTCCTTAACGCAATCGCTTGCATCATATTGATTATGTCTTCGACCTAAGAATAGTAAAGCGCTTTCTTAAAGTCAATTGCAATCCCGTGAAATCAAGGATTCCTGATAAAAGTCGAGAGTATGATGCAATCGTTTGCATCATGTTGTGCAAACGATAAAAATGAAAACGTTTTCTTTTTTATGTACTTATTCTCTACAGCATTTGATTCAAATAATGAAATCAAAAATAAAAAGTTTTGAAATGTAAGAAAATAATTGAATAAAAGGACTTGTCAAAAGGATTTTAGATTGTATAATAAAAATGTAAAGGTGATGCAAACGTTTTCATAAAACGCTTACAAACACTCGGTTGTTATCATGAGAAAATGGTTGTGCCTTTATGCAAACGTTGTGCATTAAAACTTATCATTCATAAGTTAACTTGGGGAGGAAATTTCAATCATGGAAATGAAAAAATTCGTAGCAGGTCTTTCTGTATCTGTCATGGCAATCGGTGCTCTTGCAGCATGTGGCGGTGGATCAGACTCTGATTCATCATCTTCAGAATCAGGTAGTAAAAAACCAAGCAAGATCGTCATCTGGGAAGACACTGACAAAGCTGAAACAACTAAAGCGGCAGCTAAAGCATTCGAAGAAAAAGAAGGCGTCAAAGTTGAAGTCAAAGAAGTCAAGATGACGGATCAGCAGAAAAAAGTAGCACTTGATGGACCAGCAGGTAAAGGACCAGACATCATGCTTCTTCCTCACGATCAAATCGGTACAGTTGTTGACCAAGGTTTGATCGCGGAACTCAAAGACGGCGAAAAAGCACTTGAGCCATTCATCGATACAGCGAAATCGGCAGTAACGTTTGATGGTAAAGTCTACGGATATCCAA
This region includes:
- a CDS encoding cation:proton antiporter; translated protein: MEIFFYAGLILIGLFTISYLSERFHVPSILAFILIGIVLGFYYDPPEELKLGGEAGIIVLFFLLGLKFSVADLLIQLRSIWKAGVIDILLSFGGTILLTLSFGFSIAESFLIGCVLYATSSSISARLLDREPDKHQDVNRFVLSLLVFEDLMAPILLTTAPFVLGTETFSVAKISIIFLGFAFFFIALIIMTLFIRRRKRLVDSLYRHPDAGIGIIGLILLFSGVGILFGLSEVLGAFIIGILLTELDETRYLRRLVTPFQDLLLPLFFITFGMSFELTDGLPIDLFFFALVIWGVASKFLVGYLGGKSFGLSNYHAIESGFCLGPRGEFSILFITLASGAFVTLTGIYIFVSAFLGILLFRISTGLTNRTHATARKIKKKLN
- a CDS encoding glycoside hydrolase family 13 protein, translated to MFKEAVFHRAMSPFVYKYDERTIHIRLQTKKNDVDHVDLIWGDPYDWHTENPDAADWNFDPSKSNYWNTFETPMKRSGSDELYDYWFIDVVPPFRRLRYGFRLHDSATSQVFTERGWFDEKPLDDTGYYFCVPFLNAVDVFTAPDWVQDTVWYQIFPDRFANGDATNDPAGTLPWNSTAPTTTNLFGGDFQGVIDHIDYLVELGITGIYFCPIFLAKSNHKYDTIDYLEIDPQFGTKEKFKEMVDLLHAHGIRIMLDAVFNHAGFHHKAFADIREHGSHSTYKEWFHLRDFPLVTEPLPNYDTFAFVPEMPKFNTENDEVKSYLLHVARYWVEEFGIDGWRLDVANEVDHAFWRDFRQVVKEVNPDTYILGEIWHDSQEWLLGDQFDAVMNYPFTNAALNFFALDKTKASSYANDMSHVLFSNTMNVNEVTFNLIGSHDTPRALTRAGNNKQKLRLLLLSMLTFSGSPVIYYGDEIGLDGDQDPGCRKCMPWDPEEQDQELFAYTRHLLQLRKQHKTLANKGHISFVHANDETNTIIMRRMSPEGLYYIYFNNSDVPVSLTAPQAGRGLDLLTNTHQQTLDVSLPAYSGTIVQVL